The genomic region CCTTGTGTAAGGGGTCTTTTGGCATCTAGTTCTACTTTCTTTCGGTCAATCATAGTTAACAGGCTTTCACTTGTTTTCAATCTAGCATCGATAGGTTTATGGGCTGTTTGCGGTATTCGCCAACTTCTTCCCTCTTGATATGCTCCAGATATTTTCCCCTCTGCACATAAAGTTCTTACACGTCTATCTGATATATTCCATTTTCTGCAACTTGTTTTACGTTTAAATACATATTCTTCGCTCCAATCTAATCCTATTATACCCATTTATCGGAACGATATCAATGCTATCGGAACAATACAACTTTACTCATTTATATCCATGTTAATCCAACAACATTTGTTGTTTTGGCTTATGCTTTACAAAATCTATGGTATGAAATAGAACGAAGCAAAAGGCTCGTCCTATTTCATACCAATATTAGTTTCCTAGTTTCTGGGAAGTCTTCAACATATTCTCAATAAATATTCCATAGCCTTGACTTGGATCATTCACAAACGACTATGTCAAGCAAGGACTAAAAAAAATACCTTTTTTGATTTTCACTATTTTTCTCATTTAAATCCACTAACTTCTTATCTCCATCAAAACATCTTCTGGTATAAATAATTCAAATAATAGAATCACTTATACCAAAAGACATAATTACTAATATATCTTTTAGTTTAATCCCCCAGCCGGGTTACATATGCTTGAATAGCTTATTCACCACAATATAAAGCAATTCCCATTCGCTTTATATTAGTGCCACCTCTATCCATTTTTTCTCGAAGGATAGGTGCTAGTAATATTTCATTATCTCCTGCTGCAACGTAGGTAAGTAAATTCTATGGCTCAGTATCTTTAGGGTTGGACAGTAAAAGTGCTACTGCAGAAACTTCAACGCACGATTAGGAATTCACAACCTTCTATACAAATCATAAAAGGCGAAAACATTATCTAGTCATATGATTGTCCTATTTAATTATCAAGGTTCCGTATCTCTTGTTTGTTTCAAGAGTATATATAAAGTCTGCCTCATTCTTTTTGTTATTACGATTACCTACGTTTAGAACTTTTAACTCTTCCAATTACATATAGGTAATATTTTCTTCTTTCCAACAATAAAGAGCCGTTGTTCACTTACCAATTATTTGATAAATGTACAACAGCTCATCATGCTGGAATTATTCTTTAATTTTGTTTTCTCATCATTATATTTTTGCCACTATAAGCTTCTCTTTTGCATGATCTTGATACAATGATGGAAGTAATTTATCAAATACATAGCATAACACCAATGTAAGAACTGCTCCAACAATTGTCCAAAGTACCCTTTGCCCCACAATACTATAGCTTAAATCACCGCTTGCCAAAATATTGGCAGTTGTTGCGTGCATGCCAATGCACGCACTACCCATAATATACTTATTCGGCATGAAAAATCCAATTCCAATCATTGTGATAATAGCAACCGCAATTAACACCACCATGTTTGCATCCCAAAACACTAATCCACCAAGAACAATCATACTAATCAGTGCACCGATAATTCTTCTGTTCCCCCTGGTCCAAATTTTCCCGTATTCTCCATCAATCAACACGGCGCTTGCAGATATAATGAGCCAATATCCTCTGTGATCATATACAAGATATCCAACCCAGCAAACAACAAAAATAATCAAGCAGTGTATCCGTGTTCTTTGAATTATCATGCGATTTTCCTTGAAGAAGGTTTTATATTTGCACATTGCACCTTGAGATATACTATCAGCAGAATGTAATGGTGCACCTTTTTTACGAAGCCTAATAAATGTAAACACAAGTAGAATTACAGTGAATAGCAATCCCCATTTTACAATATCAGCCACAGCTTGCACTCCGCCAGCTTGATTATTTACGATTAAATAAAGAAGCCCAATGTGAAAGTAATAAGGGAATTTGTTATTTCTCACACTCCAAAAAATATAGGAACACCCATAAATCAAGGTGAACAAAAAAGGAACAAATATGGTATACTGCGCCGTGATTGCGCCCAATACACAAACTAGCATAAGACATAAACATCCCACGAAATTCGATCTCATTTTCGATAAAATTGACACTAATAATTCCTCCTATTAAATCGTATTAAATCGTTGATGTACAGAATCTTTTTCTATACTTGATTAAGTTTATAGTATCTGTTATAGTTGTAACACATGTTACAACTATAACAAATCAGAAATTTAAATGGAAGATACACAATCTTCTATTTTGTTACAGTTTGGAGGCTCTAACGTATGAAACAATCTGAAAGAAGCAAGCAATGGTTAGCAGATTCATTGCTTATTCTCATAAAAGACACGCCTTATAACCAGATTACTATCACCGACATAACGGAGAAAGCTGGCGTATCAAGACTTACTTTTTATAGAAATTTTGAAAACAAAGAAGATATTTTAAAGTTTCATTTCGACCGTGTATTCTCTGAATATATTTCATCAATTCAAGGAGACGAATTCGATTTAGAACAGGCTTTAGCTCAGTGTTTCTGTTTTTGGCAGAATTTAACACCTGAAATTAAAGTATGTCTACAAAACGACCTTCATAAGGTTATGTATCGTCCGCTAGAAGAATACTTAAATGTTGTTTTGTCGAAAGGACAATATAGCGATTCATTTACTCGAGTACAAAAGACATTTATTATTGGAGGTCTTTTTTCTTCTATGGTATCTTTTACAGACGAAAGCTCTGAAGAAACTCCCGAAGAAATGGCGAAGGCTGTACTAGGGATACTCAATCATAAACGAGCTCTCTAAAAATCCAATATTGCAACAGAAGATAATTACATTAGGATATTTTTGACACAAGAAAACAACCTAGCAGAATTTTCTGTTTAGGTTGTTTGTTGTTCATTATATATCCTTCAGAATATATCATATTTTTTCTTGTATAAAATTCTATTTCCTCCATCACCATCAATTACACCAGAATTTTCAAAACTCATTTTTTTATAAAAACGATTAGCTATAGGCGATGATACAAAACACTCAAGTATTATTTCTTTATTGGTTTTAGATATTTCTCTTGTAGCATAGTCTAAAAGTTTTTGTCCAACGCCCTTGCCCCAATGTTCATTATCCACTGATAATCTTTGTATTTCATTTCCCTCTATGAAAACAAATCCAATTACTTTATCATCACATAATGCAACACTTGCATTTTCATATATACTTGATAAATCACTGTCACAAGCACCACTTTCTATATATCCGTCTGCTAACTCATCTCCAAGATGTGTTCTTTCATATATATTTACATTTTTACGCCCAGGTTCTAATACCGCACTTTTATCATTGTCACTTGCTTTTCTAATTTCAACTTCCATGATTACCTCCTGTCCTTTATAATACCTTAACACAAACTCAATAAATATGTCTATCAGTGCTAGGAATTATCTTTGACACCATTTTTACACCATCTAAAAATCACTTCTTCAATTTTTGATAAAAGAATTTCTCCAGAACCCTTCTATTCTTCCGTGAGCTTTTTAATTGATTGTTCTATATCTTCTATAGATGGTAGTGCACTTTCAATCTCCGTTGGTAATAGTTTTGATAATTGGTATTCTGATATTCCAATCGGAACACTACTTGCTTCGACTGCATATTGTGCCATTACATTATCTTTTGTTTTACAAATAATAAGTCCTATCGTAGGATTATCTACATCCTTTTTTAATTGATGATTAATAGCCACCACATAAGTCCCTATCTGACCTAAATGAGATGCATCAAATTCTCCTATTTTTAAATCTATTACAATATAACATCTTAAGTTCATATGATAAAATAATAAGTCTACAATTACTTCTTTTTCTCCGATAACTAGTGGCTGCTGACGACCTATATATGCAAATCCTTGTCCAAGTTCTAATAAAAACTTTGTAATATTACTTGTCAATGCATCTTCTAATTCTTTTTCTCTATATCCTTCTGTCAATGTAATAAAGTCAAAATTATATGGATCTTTTATTGCCTCTTTTGCTAAATCGCTCTGAATTTCAGGTAAATGCACCTCAAAATTTGTAATTGCTTTTCCTCTTGCTGCATATAAATTTACACTCAAATAATTTAGTAGCATTGATCTGCTCCAACCATTTTCAATTGTTTTATTCACATAAAAAATTGCTTCCTGCACATCTTTACACTTTGTCATAATTAAAATATGATGCCCCCAAGGTATCATACATATTTGTTTTAAATCGTCAACAAGCTGTTGACGATTTTCTTCCGACAAACAATAAAACTCATAAAAACGCTTCATATATTTTAAATTAGTAACCGAAAATCCTTTGACATCAGGAAATTCTTTCTTCATTGAAAAACTCATCGTGCGATAAAATCCAATCCCCCATACGGATTCCACCTTCTTTTGAGAAATTTCTTTACCTATTTCTAAATACATTCTAATCATTTCTGTATTAACTTGAACAGCTGCCTTTAATTGACTTACATGTACTAATCGCTTTATATCGTTTATCCATATCTGATATTCTTCATTATTTACAATTTTCAAATCATTATTCATCTTTATTCCTTTCTCATAATATTCATTTGATCCATCGCTCTATGGTATCCCATGCTCCTTTATTACGTAGCCTTACTTTTTGTTGCTCTGCTACTGTTAAAACTCTACTTTCTGTTTTGGTCTAATTGTTTTAAATTCTTTCTCTTTTAAGTCTTTACCCATTTCTTACCATCCTTTCAATAGAAATGGAGTAAACTAGCATGTTGTAATTATACCACCAGTTTACCCCAGAATCCAGACTTAGGAATTACCGTTTTTGCGTCTCAAAATTATTTCTTGATTTTCTTCTTTTGTTTTATGTTTCTTCATATGAAACCTCTATCATTTTTATGATATTAGTTTATAGAAATAATGGTTCTACGCTAGGTGTTTGAATAGACGCTTACATAAAAACCATTCAAAAGCTGCTACAAAAGCTAAGTAAAAACAAGCTAGTAGTATTAGCTACTCACTACCAGCTTGTTTTTATTCCATAAGTTACTCCACACTCTCCGCCGTCTCTAACATATTTTCAATAAATATCCCATATCCCTTTGTCGGATTATTCACAAAAACATGTGTAACGGCACCGATAAGCTTTCCATTTTGGATGATGGGTGATCCTGACATTCCTTGAATAATCCCATTTGTAGAATCCAACACAGATTCATCAACTAATGTGAAAGTAATTCCTTTGATCCCAGTACTAGAATCACTATCTATTTCTGTAATCTCAATAAGACATTCTTGAATAGTATCATCCTCTAAAACAGTTAAAAAATATGCTTCCCCTAACTCTATTTCTTCTTTTGATGCACATTCTATAAGATCATTTGTATTGTATTCGATAGTATTAGTAATACCATAAATACCAAGATCACTATGATATAAAACTTCTCCTAAAACATCATCTCCAATCGTTGCAAATTTTTGCCCTGCTACACTAAATGTAGCTTTTTGAATCTCTGTAACATAACTATTATAAATAGTTCCGTTTTGTAACAAACCTAATGAAGATAAATCATCGAATGCCATTGCATGTCCTAATGCACCAAACATGTTTTCTTCAACATCAATATAGGTTAACGTTCCAATACCCAAGACTCGATCTTTTACATACAATCCTGTTTGTAAAAGGTCATCTTGATTGGACACTTTCAACTGATGTGACAATAAGTCTCCATCCCTTAAAATAGATAGTACAATTCCCTGTGAATCAACATATAACATTTGTAACTGTTCATTAAAATCACTTATTTGCCAAATTGCAACACTATTAACAGATAAAATAATATCTCCCTCATTTAATCCATTTTCTAAAGGATTATAAGAATTATCATCTATTATAATATTATATCCTCCCGTAATAACTACTCCTGGACATTCCAATTCAATTGCAATAGATGCACCAGAAGGAATAACTGTTTTTGCATATAATGCAAAAACACTATTGAAAAGCAAAATTAAAACAATAAAAATTGATAGAAATGATTTTTTTAAAAGCATAGACACCTCCTTTTGTAACCATTGTTACAAAATAGTTTGGCATCTATGCTTTTTATTATGTAAGATTTTTTTTAATAAAACGAACATGCTCTAATGATTCCTCAGTAATATTTTTTCCTGATATCATTTTTGCTAATTCCTCATTACTTGCTTGTTCATCAAGTAATTCTACTTTCACATGTGTTGAAATATCATCACTTTGCTTTGAAATAAAATAATGATAATCTTCATACGCTGCCACTTGGAATAAGTGCGTAATACAAAGTACTTGATAATGTTTCGAAATACGTTTCATAACACTTCCAATACTTTGAGCAACTTCTCCACTAACTCCACTATCTGCTTCATCAAAAATAATGGTAGAAGTAGTACCATATTTAAGTGTTTGAAGCTTAATTGCTAACATAATACGTGACAATTCACCACCAGAAGCAATTTTATGCAAAGGTTGTAATTTACTCCCAACATTTGTTTGAATTAAAAAACTAACCGCATCAATACCTTGTTTATTTAAATCAACTAAATCAAAATGAATCATAAAAACAACATTTGGTAGATGTAATTCTTTTAACAGTAATTCAATATCACTCTGTAAAATAAGGGCTTTTTGTTTACGTAATGAAGATATGGCTTGGGCTTGATGCATCATTTCCTTTTTAATATCTAAAAACTGATTTTGAAGTTGGTCTAAAAGAGATTCTCTTTGACTTGCAAATTCAATTTTTTTAACTAAATCATCTCTAGCACTAATAATACTTTCTAAAGAAAAACCATATTTTTTCTTTAAACGATTAAGCTTCCTTAATACATCCGATATATTTTCTAAATCAACACTATCATAATCCTGTCCATAATAAATAGTAGTAAAATTAGAATGGATATCTTTGATTGTATAAAATAAATCATATAATTTGTGATAATCTTCTTGATAATCTACATCCTCTTCTAATGTATCAATTTCACTAAGTGCTTCTTTTAATCCTGTGAATACTTGATTATCCATCAAGTATTCATAGCGTAAAAAAGATTCTTGAATTTTTAATGTATTTTCCATTTTCTTTTTTAAAGCATGTAGTTCATCTTCGTTAATATCATCTATATCAATAGCATTAATTTCATCAAGCTGTGCTTGATAAAAATCAATTTGTTCATCACTATATTCTTCTTGTTCTAAAGTAGCTATTTCTTTTTTTAAAATAGAGAATTTTTTAAATAACATTTGATATTCTCTAATAAGAGGTTCTAAATCATCATGTATGTATTGGTCCAATAATCCTAAATGGTTTTTAGGATTAAATAAACTATGTGTTTCGAATTGAGAATGTATATCAACCATTTTAGGCATAAGTTGTTTTAAAAAAGCCAAAGAAACTGTACGATAATTCATTTTAATGATACTTTTGCCATCAATAGAAATAGATTTAGAAACAATTAAAGTATCATCTACATCAAAATCATTATCAATTAAAAGTTGTTTTATATCTTTGTTATTAGAAACATCAAAAACACCTTCTATAAAAGCTTTTTCTTCTCCATTTTTAATCATGGAAACTTGGCTACGATCACCTAATAGTTGTCCGATTGCATCAATAATAATTGACTTACCTGCCCCTGTTTGGCCAGTTAAAACAGTCATCCCTTGATGAAAATCAATTGAACATGATTCAATGATTGCAAAATTTTGTATTATTAAGCTCTGTAACATAGTTTCACCTACCCTTTTAAACTAGCATGTCCTGATTCAACAACTTCTTGAATATCTATATTTGTAGTTTGTCCATTTTTTATAAAATGTCCAATAAATTCAATATTTCCACTTCCTCCAGTAATAGGAGAAAAATCTAATGCTTGGATTATTAATCCATTATCATTTGCAAAACCAATTACTTTTTCAATCACTTGATAATGAATTTCAGGATCTTTGACAATCCCTTTTTTACCAACTTCTTCCTTACCTGCTTCAAATTGAGGTTTAATTAGTGCCATTACACTATCCCCATCTTGAATAATCTTTCCTAAAGGTTGAAAAATATGGTAAAGAGAAATGAAAGATACATCGATTGTTGCAAAATTTGGTCTACCTTCCTCGAATAAATCGATTGTGGCATGTCTAAAATTTGTTTTTTCTTTTACAATAACTCTAGGATCATTTCTTAACTTCCAAACTAATTGATTTGTGCCAACATCAACAGCATACACTTTCTTTGCTCCATTTTGTAAAGAACAGTCTGTAAAACCACCTGTAGAAGAACCAATATCTAATACGATTTTATCTTGCAAACACAAATCAAAAACTTTTATAGCTTTTTCAAGTTTTAGACCACCTCTAGAAACATATGGCATGATTGATCCTTTTACAAATAAATTAGAATCAATATCAATTTTAGTGCCAGGTTTATCAATAATATCATAATCATCTCTTACAATACCTGCCATAATGGCACGTTTTGCTTTTTCACGAGAATCAAAAAAACCTTGTTCTACTAATAAAACATCTATTCTTTCTTTGGCCATCTAAAAACTCCTTTCAATATAATATACTAACGTAATTAGGATATTACTTCTTTTATCTTTTCTAATAATGAGTATTTATCAATTTTTTCATCACGATAAATATCATCAACACTTCCTGCAATTGAATAATGATCACCAATAGCAACACTACTAATTGAAACAGTTTTGTGATTTTGACTATAATAACTTGTTAATTGAGTAAATAACCCACCATTTTGTAAGTCAGTTTCATATACAATGATTGGTAATTTATATTCTGGAAGATGATTTACTAAATCGGTATCAATAGGTTTTAAAAATCTAGCATTTACTATATATGCTGGAATATGTTCTTGTTCTAAAAGCATTTCAACCACATCCACATTATCACCATATGTTATAATAATCACTTTAGGATTATCATTGTTTTTATAGTTTAACCATTTTCCGTATACCATTTCTTGATATTGTTCAGTTGGTTTCAAAACACTATTTCTGCTGATTCTCATCATATATGGTCGATCAAAATGATCAAAAGCATAATCCATAAAGCTAAGTGCTTCATTTGCATCACGAGGTGCAAAAATTGTTAAATTTGGTACCGGTAAAAACATACCGATATCAAACACACCATGATGTGTTGGTCCATCACTACCCACTATGCCACAACGATCGATACATATAAAGGAAGGTAAATTCATTCTGGCAATATCATGATTCATTTGATCATATGCCCGTTGTATAAAAGAAGAATAAACAGAAAGAAATGGTTTAGCCCCTTGAATACTTAAGCCTGCAACAAAAGTTACGGCATGTTCCTCTGCAATTCCTACATCAAAACAACGATCAGGATAATCATGAAATAATTTTGTCATTTTTGAACCATGAACCATCGCTGGAGTAACAGCGACGATTTGATCATCTTTTGCCATTAATGTATTCATATGATTACTGACTACTTTAGACCAACTTATTTTATTTTCATCTACTTTTTCTAATGATTGTCCAGATTCAATATCAAAAGGTCCAATACCATGCCATTTCCCACACTTATCATCAACTGCATGTACATATCCTTTTCCTTTTTGAGTATGAATATGAACAACAATACTTTCTTTACTTTCTTTCGCAAAATTTAAAGCTCTTTTCAATTCATTAATATCATGTCCATCTATTGGTCCAATATAACTTAAACCAAAATCATCAAACATAGTATGTTTAATTAAACTTTTTTTAAAGAACTCTTTGATAGATCTTGAAGTAGTAAAAATCTTATTACGAACATTACCTCCAGATAATAAATTACGATAATCCTTTTTTAAATGATTATATGTATTTGAAATTCGAATATTCGATAAAAAATGTTCTACATTTCCAACACGACTTCCAATCGACATATGATTATCATTTAATATTAAAATTACTTTATTATTTAAAGATGCGATGTGATTAAGTGCTTCTAAAGAAGGTCCTGATAGCATTGCACCATCTCCTACTACGGGAACAACATGAAAATTTTCATTTTTCAAATCCCTTGCAACCGCCATTCCAATAGCACCACTTAGTGCTGTTGAAGAATGTCCAGCTTCCCATACATCATGTTTCGATTCTTTGGTTTTTTGAAAACCGGATAAACCATCTGTTTTCCTCAAGGTAGGAAAATATTTTGCTCGACCAGTTAGTATTTTATGTACATAAGATTGATGTCCAACATCAAAAAATATTTTATCATTTGGAGAATCAAAAACAAGGTGTAAAGCTATTGTTAGTTCCACAATACCTAAATTACTAGATAGATGTCCACCCGTCTTTGAAATATTTTCAATTAAGAACGTACGAATAGAATCCGCTAAGTCATTTAGTTGTTTATCATCTAAAGTTTTTAAAAACTCAGGAGATTCTATTTTTGTAAGATCCATTTAATTCCCTCTTTTCTTTAATTGTTCAAAAATACCTAAATATATCTCATTATCACATGTTAGAGAAGATAATAAAGATTGACACTCTTTCAATAATTTTTCAACTTCTTGACAAGAAGCATCCATACCTAATAATTTAACATAGGTTGCTTTTCCATTTGCAATATCACTACCTGCATTCTTCCCTAATTTATCACTAGTCATTGTTACATCTAAAATATCATCTTGAATTTGGAACGCTAATCCTATCTTCATACCAATTTCTTTCCAAGTTGAAACATTATCATTGTCAACAATTGTTGCACCCATTTCTAGTGCAGCACTAATTAAAGCACCTGTTTTATAATAATGAATTTCTTCTAATTTTGTTAAATCAATTTTTTTCTTTTCAGATTCCATATCTAAATTTTGACCATATATCATGCCTTCCACACCACTAGCATCAAATAGGATTTGTAAACTTTTCAACTTTAATTCAGTATCAATATTAGCATTTAATATTACTAACATTGCTTGGTTTAAAAGAGCGTCACCAGCTAAAATAGCTGTTGCTTCTCCAAATTTAATATGACAAGTTGGTTTTCCACGACGTAATGAATCATCATCCATCCCTGGTAAATCATCATGAATTAAAGAATACGTATGAATCATTTCAATAGCACAAGCAATATCTAAATATTCCTCATAACTTACTCCATAACTACTTAAAACTTCTAAAAAGAAAACTGGACGTAATCTTTTACCACCTGCCATTAAAGAATATTGCATAGCATCTCTAACTTTACTAGGTTTGTAACTATCCATTATTTCCTGTAATCTTGTTTCTAATTGTTCTATCATATTATTCACCCTCTTTGAAATCTACAAATTCACCATTAATTTGTATTTTTGCAACCTTTCCTTCTATATTTTGTAGTTTTTTATTACAATGATTTGTTAGTAATATTCCTTCTTGATATAATTCAACACTTTGTTCTAATGATGTTTGTTGAGATTCTAATAATCTAACTATTTCTTCTATTCTTTTTAATGCTTCTTCAAATGTCATCTTATCCATTATGATTCCTCCCTTTTAGCTAATGCATAAACTATTCCATCATGATATTGTACTTTTAAAAGATCATTGTTATTTATATCTTTACTGCTAGTTATCACTTTATCATTAATATAAGTTATTGAATAACCTCTTTGCATTACTTTTAATGGGCTTAATGCATCTAACATAGCAACACTTTTGTTCCAACGATTTTGATTATTTAAAAGACGTGTATTCATTTGATGATGTAATGATTGTTCTAAACTATTTATATGTTGTGATGTATTTATTAAAAATAGTTTACTTAAGTGATGAAACTGTTGTGACGTTTTTTCAAAATTCACTTTCGTATTTATTATTTTGTTATCAAAAATATATTTCATATTATCCTGCGTATGTGCTAAACGTAGTTGATAATTTGTTACTAACTTTTCTGGATTTTTAAATAAATAAAAATTTGATAATGCATCTAATTTTTGTCTGTTCATTTGCACTTGATGTAATAATATTTCATGTAAACGACGTTCCAATATATTGGCAGATTGCTTTAATTCCATTAAATCGGGACAAGCAAGTGTAGCTCCAGCAGTTGGCGTTAATCCTCTTGCATCAGCAACATAATCACATATCGTAACATCAATTTCATGTCCAACCGCATTTATAATTGGTGTTTTACATGCAAATATTG from Tannockella kyphosi harbors:
- a CDS encoding FUSC family protein: MADIVKWGLLFTVILLVFTFIRLRKKGAPLHSADSISQGAMCKYKTFFKENRMIIQRTRIHCLIIFVVCWVGYLVYDHRGYWLIISASAVLIDGEYGKIWTRGNRRIIGALISMIVLGGLVFWDANMVVLIAVAIITMIGIGFFMPNKYIMGSACIGMHATTANILASGDLSYSIVGQRVLWTIVGAVLTLVLCYVFDKLLPSLYQDHAKEKLIVAKI
- a CDS encoding TetR/AcrR family transcriptional regulator, translating into MKQSERSKQWLADSLLILIKDTPYNQITITDITEKAGVSRLTFYRNFENKEDILKFHFDRVFSEYISSIQGDEFDLEQALAQCFCFWQNLTPEIKVCLQNDLHKVMYRPLEEYLNVVLSKGQYSDSFTRVQKTFIIGGLFSSMVSFTDESSEETPEEMAKAVLGILNHKRAL
- a CDS encoding GNAT family N-acetyltransferase, which produces MEVEIRKASDNDKSAVLEPGRKNVNIYERTHLGDELADGYIESGACDSDLSSIYENASVALCDDKVIGFVFIEGNEIQRLSVDNEHWGKGVGQKLLDYATREISKTNKEIILECFVSSPIANRFYKKMSFENSGVIDGDGGNRILYKKKYDIF
- a CDS encoding PDDEXK nuclease domain-containing protein; translation: MNNDLKIVNNEEYQIWINDIKRLVHVSQLKAAVQVNTEMIRMYLEIGKEISQKKVESVWGIGFYRTMSFSMKKEFPDVKGFSVTNLKYMKRFYEFYCLSEENRQQLVDDLKQICMIPWGHHILIMTKCKDVQEAIFYVNKTIENGWSRSMLLNYLSVNLYAARGKAITNFEVHLPEIQSDLAKEAIKDPYNFDFITLTEGYREKELEDALTSNITKFLLELGQGFAYIGRQQPLVIGEKEVIVDLLFYHMNLRCYIVIDLKIGEFDASHLGQIGTYVVAINHQLKKDVDNPTIGLIICKTKDNVMAQYAVEASSVPIGISEYQLSKLLPTEIESALPSIEDIEQSIKKLTEE
- a CDS encoding SpoIVB peptidase S55 domain-containing protein, whose protein sequence is MLLKKSFLSIFIVLILLFNSVFALYAKTVIPSGASIAIELECPGVVITGGYNIIIDDNSYNPLENGLNEGDIILSVNSVAIWQISDFNEQLQMLYVDSQGIVLSILRDGDLLSHQLKVSNQDDLLQTGLYVKDRVLGIGTLTYIDVEENMFGALGHAMAFDDLSSLGLLQNGTIYNSYVTEIQKATFSVAGQKFATIGDDVLGEVLYHSDLGIYGITNTIEYNTNDLIECASKEEIELGEAYFLTVLEDDTIQECLIEITEIDSDSSTGIKGITFTLVDESVLDSTNGIIQGMSGSPIIQNGKLIGAVTHVFVNNPTKGYGIFIENMLETAESVE
- a CDS encoding DNA repair protein RecN, translating into MLQSLIIQNFAIIESCSIDFHQGMTVLTGQTGAGKSIIIDAIGQLLGDRSQVSMIKNGEEKAFIEGVFDVSNNKDIKQLLIDNDFDVDDTLIVSKSISIDGKSIIKMNYRTVSLAFLKQLMPKMVDIHSQFETHSLFNPKNHLGLLDQYIHDDLEPLIREYQMLFKKFSILKKEIATLEQEEYSDEQIDFYQAQLDEINAIDIDDINEDELHALKKKMENTLKIQESFLRYEYLMDNQVFTGLKEALSEIDTLEEDVDYQEDYHKLYDLFYTIKDIHSNFTTIYYGQDYDSVDLENISDVLRKLNRLKKKYGFSLESIISARDDLVKKIEFASQRESLLDQLQNQFLDIKKEMMHQAQAISSLRKQKALILQSDIELLLKELHLPNVVFMIHFDLVDLNKQGIDAVSFLIQTNVGSKLQPLHKIASGGELSRIMLAIKLQTLKYGTTSTIIFDEADSGVSGEVAQSIGSVMKRISKHYQVLCITHLFQVAAYEDYHYFISKQSDDISTHVKVELLDEQASNEELAKMISGKNITEESLEHVRFIKKNLT
- a CDS encoding TlyA family RNA methyltransferase produces the protein MAKERIDVLLVEQGFFDSREKAKRAIMAGIVRDDYDIIDKPGTKIDIDSNLFVKGSIMPYVSRGGLKLEKAIKVFDLCLQDKIVLDIGSSTGGFTDCSLQNGAKKVYAVDVGTNQLVWKLRNDPRVIVKEKTNFRHATIDLFEEGRPNFATIDVSFISLYHIFQPLGKIIQDGDSVMALIKPQFEAGKEEVGKKGIVKDPEIHYQVIEKVIGFANDNGLIIQALDFSPITGGSGNIEFIGHFIKNGQTTNIDIQEVVESGHASLKG
- the dxs gene encoding 1-deoxy-D-xylulose-5-phosphate synthase gives rise to the protein MDLTKIESPEFLKTLDDKQLNDLADSIRTFLIENISKTGGHLSSNLGIVELTIALHLVFDSPNDKIFFDVGHQSYVHKILTGRAKYFPTLRKTDGLSGFQKTKESKHDVWEAGHSSTALSGAIGMAVARDLKNENFHVVPVVGDGAMLSGPSLEALNHIASLNNKVILILNDNHMSIGSRVGNVEHFLSNIRISNTYNHLKKDYRNLLSGGNVRNKIFTTSRSIKEFFKKSLIKHTMFDDFGLSYIGPIDGHDINELKRALNFAKESKESIVVHIHTQKGKGYVHAVDDKCGKWHGIGPFDIESGQSLEKVDENKISWSKVVSNHMNTLMAKDDQIVAVTPAMVHGSKMTKLFHDYPDRCFDVGIAEEHAVTFVAGLSIQGAKPFLSVYSSFIQRAYDQMNHDIARMNLPSFICIDRCGIVGSDGPTHHGVFDIGMFLPVPNLTIFAPRDANEALSFMDYAFDHFDRPYMMRISRNSVLKPTEQYQEMVYGKWLNYKNNDNPKVIIITYGDNVDVVEMLLEQEHIPAYIVNARFLKPIDTDLVNHLPEYKLPIIVYETDLQNGGLFTQLTSYYSQNHKTVSISSVAIGDHYSIAGSVDDIYRDEKIDKYSLLEKIKEVIS
- a CDS encoding polyprenyl synthetase family protein translates to MIEQLETRLQEIMDSYKPSKVRDAMQYSLMAGGKRLRPVFFLEVLSSYGVSYEEYLDIACAIEMIHTYSLIHDDLPGMDDDSLRRGKPTCHIKFGEATAILAGDALLNQAMLVILNANIDTELKLKSLQILFDASGVEGMIYGQNLDMESEKKKIDLTKLEEIHYYKTGALISAALEMGATIVDNDNVSTWKEIGMKIGLAFQIQDDILDVTMTSDKLGKNAGSDIANGKATYVKLLGMDASCQEVEKLLKECQSLLSSLTCDNEIYLGIFEQLKKRGN
- the xseB gene encoding exodeoxyribonuclease VII small subunit, which produces MDKMTFEEALKRIEEIVRLLESQQTSLEQSVELYQEGILLTNHCNKKLQNIEGKVAKIQINGEFVDFKEGE